The following are encoded in a window of Ruminiclostridium herbifermentans genomic DNA:
- a CDS encoding S24 family peptidase, protein MIYNKSILIKELTESYFDHSISNKRRLGYALFLALVSFAFHYILRTLEKSVLSDAVPKYMSPSCFSTLFIYVDLFYLFIVSYLATNYNFLTFDEIRNNKWYIPIKFGFSPIKMILTKLYARLITITFIYGFGFLLMLFLTTLLKYPLVFEYIIPIFALGLIDFIFIMIVSMTASLYFKKGIISNYALLFSVISIIVLKRYLGYYSLINDISNFQNIYILSKFSKYFSILIFASIICILIIITKGITNAEYYNFSLYEMDYDIPDDVIITMQPDSEFKRTITHIIDPNKRLRILTRILNSLLFILILSFIIVNVIVLVISISTARKEVAIFRVIPYVFQSESMYPAIMYNDLVFFEKTNDIKVSIGDIVIYESNGEASIARVQLSQAGKVTVSIDNHPSESEGRVYSETININQIYGKYIGKSRWLGLLILFANSTIGRLTLLLIPIILLFYYKPIVAMLRYIINNGMNEE, encoded by the coding sequence ATGATATACAATAAAAGCATATTAATTAAAGAATTGACAGAATCTTATTTTGACCATTCAATTAGTAATAAAAGGCGTCTTGGATATGCCCTGTTTCTTGCATTGGTTTCTTTTGCATTTCATTATATTCTTAGAACTCTTGAAAAAAGTGTACTATCTGACGCTGTACCAAAGTATATGAGCCCAAGTTGTTTTAGTACTCTATTTATTTATGTAGATTTATTTTATCTCTTTATTGTATCATATTTAGCTACCAATTATAACTTTCTCACTTTTGATGAAATACGAAACAACAAATGGTATATTCCTATAAAGTTTGGCTTTAGTCCTATTAAAATGATTCTAACAAAGCTGTATGCTAGACTGATAACGATAACTTTTATTTATGGGTTTGGTTTTTTATTAATGCTATTTCTAACTACCTTGTTAAAATATCCATTAGTATTTGAGTATATTATTCCTATTTTTGCTTTAGGTTTAATAGATTTTATTTTTATAATGATTGTTTCTATGACCGCTTCACTATATTTTAAAAAAGGTATAATATCAAATTATGCACTTCTTTTCTCTGTCATTTCAATTATTGTTCTAAAACGTTATCTTGGTTATTACAGTCTTATAAACGATATAAGCAATTTTCAAAATATCTATATCTTATCTAAATTTTCTAAATATTTTTCTATTTTGATTTTTGCTTCCATAATATGTATTCTTATTATAATTACAAAAGGAATAACAAATGCAGAATATTATAACTTTTCACTCTATGAAATGGATTATGATATACCTGATGATGTAATAATTACAATGCAACCTGATTCTGAGTTCAAAAGAACTATAACTCATATAATTGACCCAAATAAAAGACTCAGAATTTTGACTAGAATATTAAACTCATTATTATTTATTTTAATATTGTCATTTATAATTGTTAACGTAATAGTACTTGTAATCTCTATATCTACAGCCAGAAAAGAAGTAGCAATATTTAGGGTTATTCCTTATGTATTTCAATCAGAATCAATGTATCCTGCTATTATGTATAACGATTTAGTGTTTTTCGAAAAAACTAATGATATCAAGGTTTCAATAGGAGATATAGTAATCTATGAATCCAATGGAGAGGCAAGCATTGCAAGAGTACAATTATCTCAAGCCGGAAAAGTAACTGTTTCTATTGATAATCATCCTTCTGAAAGTGAAGGAAGAGTTTATAGTGAAACTATAAACATAAACCAAATATACGGAAAGTACATTGGTAAAAGCAGATGGCTTGGCTTATTAATACTTTTTGCTAATAGCACAATAGGTCGCCTGACATTGCTGCTCATACCAATAATTTTACTATTTTATTATAAGCCTATTGTTGCAATGCTTAGATATATAATTAATAATGGCATGAATGAGGAATAA
- a CDS encoding aminotransferase class I/II-fold pyridoxal phosphate-dependent enzyme — translation MIYYETLSADDLKNEIEALEKRYNAFKEQKLKLDMTRGKPCSEQLDICMDMLDIPAKELRKACDGTDCFNYGVLDGLPEAKALFAEMLEVNTNEIIIGGNSSLNLMYDTIARAMSLGVMGGTPWSKLEKVKFLCPSPGYDRHFAICELFGIEMIVIDMKQDGPDMDAIEKLVSEDETIKGVWCVPKYSNPDGITYSDEVVNRFAALNPKANDFRIFWDNAYCVHHLSDKPDMLKNILTACKEAGNENMVYIFASTSKISFPGAGVAVMASSVDNINSIKKSLTIQTIGHDKINQLRHVKYFKDVDGITLHMKKHAAILKPKFDMVLDILEKELGGKEIASWNKPNGGYFISLNTLDNCAQEVAKLAQEAGVALTKAGATYPYGKDPRDKNIRIAPTMPPVEELKKAIEIFAICIQLVSAKKFLK, via the coding sequence ATGATATATTATGAAACTTTGTCAGCAGATGACCTAAAAAATGAAATTGAAGCTTTAGAAAAAAGATATAATGCATTTAAAGAACAAAAGTTAAAGTTAGATATGACAAGAGGTAAGCCTTGCTCAGAACAGCTTGATATTTGTATGGATATGCTTGATATTCCAGCAAAGGAGCTTCGTAAAGCTTGTGACGGTACTGATTGTTTTAACTATGGTGTTCTTGATGGGTTACCAGAAGCAAAAGCACTTTTTGCGGAAATGTTAGAAGTTAATACAAATGAGATAATTATTGGTGGTAATTCAAGCTTAAATCTTATGTATGATACTATTGCAAGAGCAATGTCTCTTGGTGTTATGGGGGGAACGCCATGGTCAAAGTTGGAAAAGGTAAAATTTTTGTGTCCTAGTCCAGGATATGACAGACATTTTGCTATTTGTGAATTGTTTGGAATTGAAATGATTGTTATTGATATGAAGCAGGATGGCCCTGATATGGATGCTATTGAAAAGCTTGTTTCAGAGGACGAGACAATAAAAGGTGTTTGGTGCGTTCCTAAATATAGCAATCCTGATGGAATTACATATTCAGATGAGGTTGTTAATAGGTTCGCAGCATTAAATCCAAAAGCTAACGATTTCAGAATATTCTGGGATAATGCATATTGCGTTCACCATCTCTCAGATAAGCCTGACATGCTCAAAAATATTTTGACTGCATGTAAGGAAGCTGGAAATGAAAATATGGTGTACATTTTTGCTTCCACTTCAAAGATAAGCTTCCCAGGTGCAGGAGTTGCTGTAATGGCATCAAGTGTTGACAATATCAATAGCATAAAGAAGAGTTTAACAATTCAAACAATTGGACATGACAAAATAAATCAACTGAGGCATGTTAAGTACTTTAAAGATGTTGATGGTATAACTCTTCACATGAAAAAACATGCTGCTATACTAAAGCCAAAGTTTGATATGGTTTTAGATATACTGGAAAAAGAATTAGGCGGAAAAGAAATAGCTTCTTGGAATAAGCCAAATGGTGGATATTTTATTAGTCTCAATACATTGGATAATTGTGCTCAGGAAGTTGCGAAATTAGCTCAAGAGGCTGGTGTTGCCCTTACTAAAGCAGGAGCAACTTATCCATATGGAAAAGATCCTCGTGATAAGAATATAAGAATTGCGCCTACGATGCCTCCAGTAGAAGAATTAAAAAAGGCAATTGAGATTTTTGCAATTTGTATTCAATTGGTTAGTGCAAAAAAATTCTTAAAATAA
- a CDS encoding signal peptidase I, producing the protein MKKNKYTTEKDIELLRIEIEEAKRTNIKSKRNKLVKFAIYTLIYLLLFSTLISVFISKHSGETPQIFGYQLYIIRSASMSPTLETGSIILSKKPADATTLKVGDIVTFSQAEAIITHRIIEVVNEGSIKYRTKGDNPSNTPDVNLLSPENIKAVFVMKLY; encoded by the coding sequence ATGAAAAAGAATAAATATACAACTGAAAAAGACATTGAACTATTAAGAATCGAAATTGAAGAAGCAAAGCGTACAAATATTAAATCAAAAAGAAACAAGTTAGTTAAATTTGCAATATATACTCTCATTTACTTATTACTTTTTAGTACGCTAATATCTGTATTTATATCAAAACACTCCGGTGAAACTCCTCAGATTTTTGGGTATCAGCTGTATATTATTAGGTCTGCAAGTATGTCACCAACTCTTGAAACCGGCTCAATAATATTATCAAAAAAGCCTGCTGACGCAACCACACTTAAGGTTGGCGATATTGTTACCTTTTCTCAAGCAGAAGCAATAATTACCCATAGAATAATAGAAGTTGTTAATGAGGGCAGTATTAAATATAGAACAAAAGGAGATAATCCTAGCAATACCCCAGACGTTAACCTTTTGTCACCAGAAAATATAAAGGCAGTATTTGTTATGAAATTATACTAA